From Quercus lobata isolate SW786 chromosome 1, ValleyOak3.0 Primary Assembly, whole genome shotgun sequence, one genomic window encodes:
- the LOC115977332 gene encoding uncharacterized protein LOC115977332: protein MCNVSLGNVLDVRFVLIFTGLPIWITYLPDGDIDLTTLSCPSVEDAWVSDVHAVLREEEHNEAARFEVKDIHCIDAEVKLVKCIVQNIVVDISFNQLGGLCMLCFLEQVDRLVGKDHLFKRSIILIKAWCYYESCILGAHHGLLSTYALETLVLYIFHQFHSSLNAPLAVLYRFLDYFSRFDWESYCISLSGPVCKSSLPDIVAEVQENGGDDLLLSEEFVRNCAEMFSVSPKGSETNS from the exons ATGTGCAACGTCTCATTAGGAAACGTGTTGGATGTGAG ATTTGTGCTTATTTTTACAGGTCTTCCTATATGGATAACATATCTTCCTGATGGAGATATTGATTTGACTACCCTTAGTTGTCCAAGTGTTGAGGATGCCTGGGTATCTGATGTTCATGCTGTTCTGAGGGAAGAAGAACATAATGAAGCTGCTCGGTTTGAAGTGAAGGATATCCATTGCATTGATGCTGAG GTTAAGCTTGTGAAATGCATTGTACAGAATATCGTGGTAGATATATCGTTCAATCAGTTAGGAGGACTTTGTAtgctttgttttcttgaacag GTTGATCGTCTTGTTGGTAAAGATCATCTCTTTAAGCGCAGCATTATTCTGATAAAAGCTTGGTGCTATTATGAAAGTTGTATTCTTGGTGCCCATCATGGTTTGCTTTCAACCTATGCTTTGGAGACATTGGTCCTTTATATTTTCCATCAATTTCATTCTTCCCTAAATGCACCTTTAGCA GTTCTTTACAGATTTTTAGATTACTTCAGCAGATTTGATTGGGAAAGTTATTGTATTAGTTTAAGTGGACCAGTTTGTAAATCTTCTCTACCTGATATTGTAG CTGAGGTACAAGAAAATGGGGGAGATGATCTATTGCTAAGTGAAGAATTTGTCAGAAACTGTGCCGAGATGTTCTCAGTGTCCCCAAAGGGTTCTGAGACGAATTCATGA
- the LOC115994591 gene encoding histone H3.2-like, giving the protein MNIRKICLVLLLGVLLLGVLKLGELLLGQKPPPHDHRPGKPPPKGEKPLPPTPLDMEEKPEGEKPPPEHTPPKGKGEKPPPEHKPPHDHHPEDHKTRNGHRGGRFQSLNPNTNSPTPKARTKQTTRKSTSGKASRKQLATKAARKSAPAIGGVKKPHKFRPGTVALREIRKYQKSTELLIRKLPFQRLAREIAQDFKIDLRFQSSAVAALQEAAEAYLVGLFKDTNLCAIHAKRITIMPKDIQLARRIRGGVFFLCVCF; this is encoded by the exons ATGAATATCAGAAAAATCTGCCTAGTGTTGCTCCTTGGAGTATTGCTCCTTGGAGTATTGAAACTTGGAGAATTGCTCCTTGGACAGAAGCCACCACCACATGATCATCGCCCTGGCAAACCTCCTCCAAAGGGAGAAAAGCCACTACCACCAACCCCACTTGACATGGAAGAGAAACCAGAAGGGGAGAAGCCACCACCAGAACACACGCCACCAAAGGGTAAAGGGGAGAAGCCACCACCAGAGCACAAGCCACCACATGATCATCACCCAGAAGATCATAAGACTCGCAACGGCCACCGCGGCGGCAGA TTTCAATCTCTAAACCCTAACACTAATTCTCCAACTCCAAAGGCTCGTACCAAGCAAACCACTCGCAAATCCACTAGTGGCAAGGCATCGAGGAAGCAGTTGGCCACCAAGGCTGCTCGAAAGTCTGCTCCGGCCATCGGAGGAGTGAAGAAGCCCCATAAGTTCAGGCCAGGGACTGTTGCTCTTCGTGAGATCCGAAAGTACCAGAAGAGTACCGAGCTCCTAATCCGAAAGCTCCCATTCCAGCGCTTGGCTCGTGAAATTGCTCAAGATTTCAAGATTGATCTCCGATTCCAGAGCTCCGCTGTGGCTGCACTACAAGAGGCTGCTGAGGCTTACCTTGTGGGACTCTTTAAGGACACCAATCTCTGCGCTATTCATGCTAAGAGAATCACCATCATGCCCAAGGATATTCAGCTCGCTAGGAGGATCAGgggaggggttttttttttgtgtgtttgtttttga